The genome window GCTAAATACTCAGAATTTTTCAGCCTTGATGGGAaactggcaaatgctacaaatcagggtaTTTTTTAGATAGAGAGCTGGTTAACCAATTCACCACTATTGTGGTGACCAGTAGACCTCATAGGAttacttgcattttaaaaaagtgtttattcAGCATGGTAGTGGcatcaaaacagacacatagaccaatggaacagaacagcaaggatagaaataaatccatgcatttatggCCAGCAGATCTTCAACAAAGGTGGCAAGAacacacaatgaggaaagaacaatctcttcaataaaaggtgttaggaaaactggatatctagatgcaaaagaatgaaactggattgtTGTCTCAcgccaaatacaaaaatcaactcaaaatagattaaagaattaaacataagacctgaaactgtaaaactactagaagaaaacataggagaaaagctccatgacattggtctgggtaatgaccccaaaagcacaaaaacaaattcaaaaatagacaaatggaatttacatcaaaataaaacatttctgcacagcaaaggagttaatatccaaaaatacataagaaactcaaacaactcaataacaagaaaacaaataacccaatttaaaaatgggcaaggatgtgaatagaaaattttcaaaagaagacatacaaatggccaacaggtacatgaaagaATGCTCAATACCActatcaccagggaaatgcaaatcaaaaccacaataagataccacctcatacctgttaaaatacctattatcaaaaagacaaaacatagcaagcgttggtgaggatgtggaggaaagggaaccctgGTACACTACTgcagggaatgtaaattagtacagccattatggaaaacagtatggaagttcctcaaaaaataaaaaataaactaccatatgatccagcagtcccactctgagtatatacccaaaagaattgaaaccaTTATATCAAAGAAATTTCTGCACTTTTACGTTCAacccagcactattcacaacagctaaggtatggaatcaacctaagtgtccatcaatgaatgaatggataaagaaaatgtggtacgatgaaatactattcagccttcaaaaagaaggaaatcctgacatTTGTGACAATACCGATGAACCTGAAGAACAGTATGCTAAATGaggtaagccaggcacagaaagacaaatgtcacatggtctcatttatttgtagaatctaaaaaagttgaatttatacaagcagagagtagaatggtggttgccaggagctggcgTGGGTggggggagatgttggtcaaagacaCAAAGTTTCTCTTAGACAAAACGAATAAGTTTGGGCAATCTACTGTACAGcatgatgactacagttaataattaTGTACtgcatacttgaaaattgctaagagagtagatcttaaatgctTGCCCCCTAAATTAAGTATGTGATCTCCTCCCCTAAAATAAGTATGtgaagtgatgaatatgttaattatttgatttagccatttcataatatatacatatatcaaaacatcaccttatataccataaatatatacaacttttatttgTTAACACcaccttaataaaataaaacaagcatttaataaaatccaaGCAATGAGCTGGTGAATTGGAGAAGTTTCTACAGTATGATGGAAAATACCAAGATATTTTCCACAATATCTTGGTGGAAAAGAGATCCTTTCCCAGCACCTCTTAATCATAGCAATAGGTTAAGCTGATCTTGGATAATAATAATTACTGTTTATTTACTGCACACTATATCCTAGGTACTTTATACACATTTATGTCAGTCAATCCTCATGAAAGCCCTGTGAAACATCATCTCCCTGTTgcagagggagaaactgagaTCCCTGGAAATCAGGTGACTCAACTAAGATTATATAGGTAAAGGGAATAGCTGGTATTTGAGTTTACCTAGTCTGGGCTCCATTGGTTGCATACTTGCCACTCAGTGTCCCTGAATAACTAATATAATGGTGTTATTGGCAAAGATAACAGAATTGCTAAAGCTTTGCTGAGAAATTTCCTCAATAgtaagtttaaatatatatatgtgtgttagaTGACTCTGGCACTCTTCTCCATAGAAGCAGAATGGTGACTTAGATAATCCCATGGTCCTTCCAGGTCTTCTAAGTTTAAGATTCTgtaccacacacatatacaccatggaatactatgcagccataaaaaaggatgagtttgtgtcctttgtagggacatggatgcagctagaaaccatcattctcagcaaactatcgcaagaacagaaaaccaaacaccgcatgttctcactcataggtgggaactgaacaatgagatcacttggactcaggaaggggaacatcacacaccggggcctattatggggaggggggaggggggagggattgcattctgagttttacctgatgtaaatgacgagttgacgggcgctgacgagttaatgggtgcagcacaccaacatggcacaagtatacatatgtaacaaacctgcacgttacgcacatgtaccctagaacttaaagtgtaatttaaaaaaaaaaaagattctgtacCACAAAAACTATGTTCATTATTACCTAATGTATGGGTTAGATTGTTGAACATTCCTTTGACCGTCTTCCTTGAAACTAAAGGTTTTGGGGGCAACTTCTATCTTTTCTATGATTAGAAAGGGCTTTCACTGCAATTTTCAGGGCTCTCCCCACTTCAGACTGCACCCTCTCCTCACATTTGAAAGAACATTTTGTCCAGGAGAAACCCACCACAAATTGTGTCAAACTTAAAACACAACAAACAATTTATCTTCAGAAGGTTGTCATAATTTTCCTGATTATATTTGCTAATTATCGACGCTCTCCCGGTTTACACAAGAGATTTGTCCATCTGCTTTCCCAGTTTGAACATGAAATAAATTTGTGAAGGCAAGTTTGTGACAACAGCTTCACTTCTCCCAGGCAACAAATTATGATGCTACACACTCAATTATTATATTACTGCAGAATCTGCTCAGAAGGAAAGAGATAGCTAATCTCAGCACAAACTAGCTGAAAGACCAGCAAATGGCAAGATCATAAAATAACAGTAACAGctaacacttactgagcactCACTGTGTGCCAGATACCACTCTAAGCACTCTATGTATTAACTCTTTTTATCCCACCAAGTTAATTATTTCCAGTACGCCTCACTGTCACTCTAGAAAAGTTATCTATTTGCAAACAGTAAAGATAAACTTCCAGCTTGACTCTAACACCACAAATTATATTCTCCTAAGCTCAGTTTCCCTGACTTATTGTGCTTGCTTCCTGATATCCATACAGTTAACAGATTATATACAAGGGCAGAATCTAAGAGATAAATACATTGGGTCTAAGCAATCTATCTCCAGAGTCCATTCTTCTAACTCCTACACTATATTGTACAAGTGAGGAAATTAGAAACCAAGTAGATGGAGTGAATTCACTAACGTTACAGTTGTTAGAACACAGAATCACAGCATCTCAAgattaatataaaacaaaaatattaaacacagGTATTCAAGCATTGCATGAGaatatttctcaatattttcaaaagaaaaaccaaaacgaACATCTTGTACCAAGTCTCTTTACATTACATGTCATGCCAAGATCATCAAGAAAATCAGGTAAGTGTAACTGGATCCTAATCTTTGAATTTAATTTGAGGACTAGACACAAACCATATTTATTTCATAGCGTTTTACTTATCATTTGTGAATAAAATGACAAAGCCcaagatttaaaattattaccTTCTGTTAGTTACTAaggtgaaatatggaaagtagTAAACTTCAAGAGAAGCATTTAGTCAAACACATACTTAGCCAAACACATCCCACATGTCCCATGTAGGAACCGACACTTTTAAAAACCATGTCCCTGTTATTTTCAAATGCATGTCACTGTAATTACCACTTACCAGAATTCCTCTTCCTTAGTATCAGAAAGAAAGGTTTACAAGCATTAAAGTCTAGTGAAAAGCTGAGGATTTTTCCCACTTCTCCCCTGGATTAGAGGTACTGGTTAACAAAATCATGCTGAGAAATCCTGTCTCCTCTTCTTCTCCACTACCTCAGTAACTTCCCCACAGGTCTTAAATTCCCTCTTGAAGCAGTATCAATAATTTAGACATTGCAGTTTGCAAGTGCCCCCAGAATCTAAGTAAATGAACTCAAGAAGTGAAACTCTAcctataaattattaaattgaaaGCTCTCAAACTCAATGAATTAGAATAACGTGagtatttattaaaatgcatCCCTTCAGAGATTCTAATTTAGTGGGTTTGCAGTAGGGCCAAGGAACCTACATGTTAAACGAGTattccaggtgattctggtgcTGAGAGTTGATTTAAAGGCCACGAGCAACACAGCTCTATTCAATATCATAGGCACACAAGGGATGAGTGTCCATCAAAGGGAGGGAAGTATAACAGTACAAAAGCATCTGGGACAAGATGGTAGTCCGCGTGCACTGGGCTAACAAGAGGTAAGCCAAGGTAGGGAGGCATGGAACTATGAAACTGCTGGCATTTGGATGTGGATGACTACCAAAGATTAACTCTGCCTACCCAAAAAGTCTGTTTAGCTCCTTATACCCAGCTTACAAAATCACAACACAGATATTAAAATTAAGCCTGGATATGAAACATTTATGTGGTACAGAATAGAAGGAAAGGTAGTCGTGGAAGGAGCCTAGTTAAGTAAGGGACATTGGACTCTCAAATATATCTGAAGACAAGAGCATAAgtgatatttttgaaaatcacCAATTTTTTCAAAGTTTCAAATTTAAGGCATCATCTTCAGCCAGAGGAAAATCTTCTCCTGATTTGTCCAAGTCATgaggaaataagaaaatgctCTTTCAATCACTCCTTTTAAATATCTTACCTTCTACGTTGCCAGATCCCTGATAAAATCAGTAGTGTAATTGCAACTATGACGATGCAAAATATCACACCAAATATAATAATCCAGATGGGCACAGATGGGTCCATGGGTGGTGCAAGTGTGGAAGGGATTTTCAAAAATTCCAGAGTTTGGTCATTTAGAAAGAAAGCACCGTTGATCCGGTTCTTGTTCATTCTAAAATGcaatgataattaaaaataaacaaaataagacagaaaaaaaaactattaagacAAAGTACAAACCTGTTTCTCCATGATTATAAACATCTCTATAAACAAAGCATCCTCTTGGCAGGAGACTTCAAGTTGACTGGAAAGTTTGCTGAGGGCAATCATGCCACCGTTTCTCTTAAGTTACAACGCTAGCTGCCAGAGGGATGCCCATGTATCCACTGCTGCCCCCATTGTTGTGAATGTCCCGAAGTCCTGAGCTTTGAGCTCTGTCCACCATGTTTTACTTCCTGAGAGGTAGTAAGGTAGGAGGAGGGATTCGTCTCTGGAGGTAGGGCTCTGACCCTGGACCAAATTGAGGATGAACTAAAACagagctggggggtggggggaagcagCTTTCCATCAGACAcgcccaccagtgtgccatgtcagtttaccattgccatggcaacacctgggagttaccacccctttccatggcaatgacgtGATGACCCCAAAGTTATTACCCTTCCCTataaatttctgcataaactgcTCCTTAATctacatgtaattaaaagtgggtataaatatgactgcaaaatTGCCCTGAGCTGCCAGTCTCTGCCTACAGGGTAGTCgtgctctgcaggagcagtcacagAGCAGTAACATCACCGGAGCTGTAATACTGCCTcttcaataaagttgttttcttctacttctggCTCTCTCTTggattctttcctgggcaaagcccaGAATCCTCATGGGCTAAGCCCCAGTTTGGCTTTCACCTGTCCTGTGTGAGTAGCATCTAGATTAGAATGACAAAGCTCTATTTAAGGTGGCTTACATAAATATCACAGCCCCCAAAAGTaaaattacatgtaaaatatgGGTGATGAATAGGAGAAGTAAAGAAAACCAGaagctaaaaagaaaacatgaaccaGGAGTGGCTTCAAATTCATCAACTTGATCTTGatctttttttcattaattcaacaagcatttgCCAAAAACTTACTAAATATCAAATACTATGCTAGATGCTGGAGATACAATGTGAAATTAAAATATCAAGGAGCTTACGGTCTAGAAGGGTGACAGATTAGTAGATCCACAACCACGGTGCAGTGCAAAATGTTCTGTGAAAGAGGCAAATACGGGCACAGTGTGAGCAGAGGGAAGGGCCAAGTACACCACTGTGAGAAGTCAGAGCTGCTTTGCTGTGGAGGCCATTTTTGAGCTCGTTTTGAGGAACAAGGAGGAGTTTATAGACCAAAGTATGTAGTGAGCACAGGAATGGAGACAGGGTAAAGTAAGACTTGTTCAGCAAACTGCAAGTAGTTCCATAGGACTAAAGACAAGTAATGATTTAGGAGTTCAAAAGCTTGGAAAATTGTTACTTTTCCTGGGAAATATCTGCATTTTTAGTGGTGGTGGCAGTAAAGGAGAGGTTGGTAGCAAAGACTTATTTAATTGAAACCAAATAAGTGAATTTCTAACTGTAAACTGGAGAGTCCTTGGAGATATTTTATGACCTTTACTGAATTCATATTACACAAGCTGCCTTTGTCTACCTCTAGAGCAGCCttggaaaacagaaatataatgtgagcttCATGTGACTTAAAAGTTTCTAGTAGCTGCActaaaataaacagatgaaactaattttaacaatgtattttttgTCCAATATATCCAAGAAAATgtaatttcaacatgtaatcagtatCAAGTTGactttgcattttgtttgtttgtttgttttttgagacaggaacaCTCATGGCTctttgcagcctcaaactcctgggctcaagcaatcctcctgcatcaacctcccgagtagctaggactacaggtgtgtgccatcacacctggctctgtttgtgtgtgtgtgtgtgtgtgtagacagggtctcactatattgctcaggctggggctccacattttattttgtacGATGTCTTTGAAATTTGGTTTATGTTTTACACTGTGAGCACACCTAACTTTGGATTAGTCACATTTCAGGTGCTTAATAACCACATTTGGCTGGTGGCTACGGTACTGGACAGCTCAAGTCTACAGCCTGATAGTATGGCTTGAGAATCTCTGCAGGCCAGCACCAGGCTATCAGGAAAGACCTCCTTTAGTAAATAAATATCTCTGCTGAGGCATGATTACTCATGGATGTGACAGTGAACCCTAGCCAGACAATCTACAACAAGGGATTTTTATCCaacaatggaatattttattttgtcataaaCTAATACTGATCATCTGAGAGCACAAACTTTTCCACAAAATAATGAAACCCACTGCTAAGATATAactcagagaaaaatgaaaagttgcTCTGCATTCTCATTCTAACTTCCTAGTTGGTTAACCCTTTGTTACTTGCTTACTCTAGGCTTGGAATGCATTCTATCACCTCGCAGACCGACTGGAAGTTCTAGCTCAGGTACATATTAAATCTGCTACACCACTGGAATCACCAATTGGCATCAAGCATCATGTATATCTTTCAGCCAAGAGTGGTGTTGAATTAAGCCAGGCCCTCACAAAAGTACTAAAACAGACATCTTGGAATTAGTTGGTCACTTCTTTACCTCATACCATGAATACTCTGTATTGGTAAAAAGTCCAGTACTCTGTTTTGCCCATTTCAACTATTTTACTTGAAATGATAATTCTGTAATTCTCATTCTGTTGGCTATTCCCACTTCCTAAATAGTTTATCCTGCTAGGACCTTTGAAATAGACATTTTGTGAACAAATTCATGTACTTCCTGGACCTTTACCCCATGCACTTTGTGTAAAATGACCAACCAATTCTGAGATGTCTGTTTTAGTTCTTTGTGTACtctggaaaacaggaaaaatcactggatgtggtggcagcaTGCCTAGGTTCAAGTcctcactctttctctttctagcaTGGTGGCCTTCACAAATAAAttaatctccctgagcctcagtttcttcatttataaaggaaagataataataattactcAAAAATTATTGGtgttggttgggtgcagtggctcatgcctgtaatcccagcactttgggagtctgagacaggaggattgcctgaagccagttcaagggcagcctggacaacatagcgagaccctgtctctacaaaaaaaaaaaaaattttaaattagcgaggcatagtggcacatccccctagtcccagctactcaggaggctgagacaagaggatcacttgaaccccaggagttcaaggctgcgtgAGCTActatcatgctactgcactctagcctgggcaacaaagccagactctgtctcttaaaaagaaaacaaaaaaattgttggTGTCATTATTAAATGCCACAGATGCATAAGAACATTCCTTGTGAACCAAAAAGTGGTATGCAAATATTAGGTGGAACTAGTATTATTTTGCCCAATCACTTAGATTCTTCAGCCTTGAAATTCCTATTATTTGCTATCTAAGCACCATCTCCTTTTTTCACTCTATCCTtcctttgtagtatagtttcctttattttcatcCAATCCTGATGTGCCCTACTAATTCCCTAACATAAATTCTCATTCTGTTGGCTATCCCCACTTCCTAAACAGATTCTCTTGCTAGGACCCTTGAAACAGACATTTTGTTGTGAACATATTCATGTATTAATACTTCCTGGACCTTCACCCTAAGCACTCACTCTTCCTTCTCCTATCAACTGAAGGCCTGGTTTAACCCAGTGCCTTCATTTTCCTTGTTGTAGCCCTCACAGATCACAAGACATGAATAAAATCTTTTTTCACATGAAGtatgatatttttaattcttactCCCTAAGTGGTGAGAGTCTTAACAGTATTTTTAGTGGCAAAAGTGAAGAAGCAATTTAGTTCAAAGTTTCTTGTTAGGGAAGATTCAATCATTTCCCATTGGTATAAATCCTCAGTGCCTTTGCTTcagcaaaagaaacagatgaTGTTCACAAAAACCTTTGACATTTGATTATATACTCATTATCTTAAGTGTTAAcattttacagagagctaatGAGTTATTCCAGTAGGTACTTATCcttggtaaaaataataatatgtatttcaGTAACTTGTAAGTCTTTTGCGGGGAGAGCTACTTTGTTTTGTTCTAGTTTATTTCCTGAGCTCATTTTTTGAGTAGACCTTTCCCCAACATCAATCAAATGTGGTATTTGAAGTTTTGACACATACTAAATGCACAGTAATTGAAAGAAATACAAGTTGCATCCTATTAATTCTTGAAAGTCATGAATTCATTTCACTTTTGAGTTTCTTACGATCATAAGGAGGGAAGGAGTAAAACTGTCAggaagtaggccgggcgcggtggctcaagcctgtaatcccagcactttgggaagccgagacgggcggatcacgaggtcaggagatcgagaccatcctgcctaacccagtgaaaccccatctctactaaaaaatacaaaaaaaaaaaactagccaggcgaggtggtgggtgcctgtagtcccagctactcgggaggctgaggcaggagaatggcgtaaacccgggaggcggagcttgcagtgagctgagatccggccactgcactccagcctgggcgacagagcgagactccgtctcaaaaaaaaaaaaaaaaaaaaaaaaaactgttgggaAGTCgggaaaaatagtaaaatacttGAAATGGGCACAACAGAGTACTGGACGTTTTCTTGATTGTTCTGTTGAGAGCACTGTTCTAGGCAATTTCCATCTCTTATGGTCTTTGAGCTATTTTGCAAATCCATAAGTTCTTGAAAACTAACATAATATAAATGATTCTTGTCCATAGAAAATCAAATGAACTGTGTCTAGTGGAACATAATCGGTTACTGCCTGAAAAATAGACTGATGCATCTTTCTGTAGATGCATTTTACCATTCCTCACTTTCTATATATGGGTGGTTCCTCGAAGTCTCCTTGAAAAAGGTTTTAACATCTTACTAGTGCCCTCATTAACTAATGAGATACTAAAAATTTTGATAGTAATAATGTTTAGTTTGCATGAGAGTCatgattttaccttttaaaaaaaaaaactatctttttaaagtaaagaCTATATATTGACTGAAAAAGGTAAGCCATTGGGTCCCTAACTTCTGCTTACTCATTGCTGGTGGTACCACCACCCCCTCCAGCTGTGAcaataaaaatgtctccagacattgccaaatgtctccagATAGTGCCAAATGTCTCCTTGAAGGCAAAATTGCCCCTGGATGAGAACTACTGATCTATACTCATCTTTAACAGAAACTAACAAAATGaaatcttttacattttaataaataattcatgTGTGAAACAGACAAAACTCTACaatatctacttttaaaaacagcTGAATTAATCAGCAAGTTGATCGACCAATAGAAGGCATATTTAAGGGTGATTACCTTATGGCTGTTTGCACCTCAACAGCAGGAAGGGTGTGATTTTTCGAAGGGTCTGTAACCACAAACCAGAATGATACCCTTTGGGTTACATTGCAAAGTAGGACATGGGAAATTCTGCAGACAGTGGAAAGAAAAACTATATTAGAAGAATATCATAACAAACAGTATTAAACCATTCACTCTGATGCTATTATTATCTTAAGAAACATTTTAGCTatgtttaaaaagtcatttctaCCATTATGAAGAATGATCTCAGTAAGaagaaaatcataaaggaaaTTCCCATTGTTTCAAAATCCTATACTTGGGGATCATTCCTTATAGGGAATAATAGGGAATctgccaaaaaataataatagtcagTGGAGAGTATCAGGGATCTCATTCTCCATCACCGGTTGGTGTCAGCCTCTGTTTCCCCAATGCTTGGCCCTCTCTGAATCATAGAAACCTTTGGTATTTTCTCATTAAACTCTTTTTAGTACCCTGCCCATTCAGTCTTTCACCTCTCAGACCCAGAGAGGATCTGCTGCCCCCTTATGATTCAATACTTGCTCTGTCTGCATCTACTGTCTCTCTTCCACCCCAGCATCGGGGCCAAGACAAAAGACACCTTCTGTGTGTACTTTTGAAGAAAAAGTTCTCAAAAACAGTTTCTTTTACATTGCCTTGAACGAACCTCCAAACTTAAGCACTATAATCAATTCACCAGCAGTCTTCGAACTCTTTGTTTGGCAGTTACACACTTTTCAACTGCAAATTGGAAATGTGACTCACTCTCCTCTGTATTACCATTAAAAGTGAAAGGGGAGAAATGACAGTGTTCAGAGAGAGACAATTTATACATGGATATACTCAGGCTGGAAATTATAGGAAAGTCCATATAAAATCAACATTGCTAATGCTAAAACAAAACCTGATGGCTTTCCCAGTTTACTTAAGAGCAAAACTGCAAAAAGCAACATTAACATCCATCCTAGAAGAATCTGATACGAGTAAAGGATTTGTTTAGAGCATCCATGTGTATTGTGATCATTATCACACTGATCAAAGAGAGCACCCTTCTGTCAACAGGTATCTCCGGTTTTCAGGACCTGGCAGAAATTCTTCTGTGTTCTGCCTTTAAAGGTCAGGTACAAAAAAGTAGAGGCAGCTGCCAGGCCCCTTTTCCCAGAGCTAAGTGTCTGGGACCATGAGTGGGAAGGATTGAGGCTTGAACCTCCTTGGTCCGCCAGACAGCATGGGGCACCACCCGCCCGTTCTGCAGCTGCGCGCCGCAAAGCTCTGGCCTGGCCGTGGCCGCCTGCCCCATGCGACACTTGCTGGCCAGACCATACCCAGCACACGGCGCCTCTTGTTCTTTCGGACATTTTGATGCCAAGGGTCACTGGTCACTGAGCACTGACATTTGATCTCAGACCCTGACCGCAGATTTCGGAAACTTCTGGCACCCCAGTGTCTACTGAAAGGCCTCACCCACTGCCCTGCTCTCATGGGCAGCTACCTGagctgcttcctgggctggctctGGGCCAGAAagctgcgcccagcccagaagcACTGGGCTCTGCGGTCCAGGCCCTTCTTCAGCCCCCAGGTCCAGGAGAACTGCAAGGTCACCTACTTCCAAGGGAAGCACTGGGTCCGCACCCGGCCCCTCCCCACCGCTCCTCCCAGCTGGGACTACCCCCGCATCCGCATCCAGAGAGAGATGGTCCCCGCCCCCATCCGCCTCCGGAGATGGTCCCCCAGGCCTGGAGGTGCTTTCCCAGCAGGCCGCCGCTGCGGAGAAACATCAGGCCTGGTTTCTCCGAGGCTCGCGTGGCTTACGTGAAGTGGTGGCTTTGGACCGCCCGCCACTCCCCCAGCCTGTCCACAGCCTGGTGACTGTGAAAATCACCCCGCTAGAGCGCAGAGGGAGCCCGACACCCAGGCCATCTGCCTTCAAGCCTGTGATGAGAAACGGAGCGGCCCATTCCTTTGT of Macaca fascicularis isolate 582-1 chromosome X, T2T-MFA8v1.1 contains these proteins:
- the CLTRN gene encoding collectrin isoform X3, coding for MVAFSMRKVPNREATEISHVLLCNVTQRVSFWFVVTDPSKNHTLPAVEVQTAIRMNKNRINGAFFLNDQTLEFLKIPSTLAPPMDPSVPIWIIIFGVIFCIVIVAITLLILSGIWQRRRKNKEPSEVDDAEDKCENMNTIENGIPCDPLDMKGGHINDAFMTEDERLTPL
- the CLTRN gene encoding collectrin isoform X4; this translates as MKINIPQNCRISHVLLCNVTQRVSFWFVVTDPSKNHTLPAVEVQTAIRMNKNRINGAFFLNDQTLEFLKIPSTLAPPMDPSVPIWIIIFGVIFCIVIVAITLLILSGIWQRRRKNKEPSEVDDAEDKCENMNTIENGIPCDPLDMKGGHINDAFMTEDERLTPL
- the CLTRN gene encoding collectrin isoform X5, which produces MNKNRINGAFFLNDQTLEFLKIPSTLAPPMDPSVPIWIIIFGVIFCIVIVAITLLILSGIWQRRRKNKEPSEVDDAEDKCENMNTIENGIPCDPLDMKGGHINDAFMTEDERLTPL